The sequence GATGGATATGGGCCCCTTTGAGACGGTCGCAGGTCCCGATGATGTCGCCGCTCTCCAGTTCGAAGACGGCTCCCATCTGTTCCAGACCTTTGAGATGCAGATCCACGGGCCGCGCTCCGATGGCGCAGCCGCCGGGCATGGCCACCCGTGCCCGGCCGAGCCTGGCCAGGAGCGGCCCCAGGCACAGCACCGAGGCACGCATGGTCCGCACCAGGTCATAGGGGGCTTCGGGCTTCAGGTCGCACGAATGCAAGAGCACGTCCCCGTCATTGAATTCAGCGCGGCAGCCAAGCAGTTCGAGCAGCTTCAGCGTGGTGGCGATATCGCGCAGGTCCGGCACATTGGTCAGGCGCACCTCGCCTTCGACCAAAATGGATGCGAGCAGGATGGGCAGGGCCGCATTCTTGGAGCCGCTGATCCGCACCTCTCCCTTCAGCGGCACGCCGCCTTCTATGACAAGTTTATCCATATTTTCCTCAAATACCCCGGTCTGTTCCGGGATTTATGTTTTCTTAATGAATGCGGCGCGCACGGCTTCGGCCTCGCCGGGATAGATGCCGTGGTCCGAATCCGAAGGAACGGCTTCCCGCCATCTTTCCGGTCGCGGCTCGCTGCCTTCCATTGCGGCCGGCGTCGGATGGGAATCGATCATGATCGGATGAGCGTGAACCTCGTATTCGGGCACGGGATAACTGAATTCAATGGGGATGTTGTTGGGATCGAAGGAGTACAGGGAGATGATGAATCCGTGGTCGATGAATTCCGATGCCCAGAAATCGTTGGCTTCCAGCAGGTCCTTCAAGCGCCCCAGTTCTTCGAGGCTCTCCACGCCGAACGACAAATGGTCGAAAGCCGCTGGCCCGCGCACCGGCGCGCCGTGATCCTTTTCGGCGACAGGCTTCACCCCGGGCCATTCAAAAAAGGCGATCGTGTCCTTGGCCGTAATCTCAAAAAAATAATGCCGATACCCCGGATGTCCAAGGCCCACGACCAGACGCATGCCCAGCAGGTCCCGCCAGAAATGGACCGTGCGGTCCATGTCCGCCGTGACCATGGCCAGGTGGTTGATGCCCGTGAATGCAGCCATGCGACCTCCCCTCCCTCCAAAAAAAAAGCAGAACCAGTTCTTATCCGGTTCTGCTGGGGTGTCAAATGGGGTGAGTGACGCGGCTTGAACGCGCGACATCCTGGGCCACAACCAGGTGCTCTGCCTACTGAGCTACACCCACCACAAAAAAGCGGGAAAAAAAGGGACAGACGAACTGTCCCGTGTGGTCTAATGGGGTGAGTGACGCGGCTTGAACGCGCGACATCCTGGGCCACAACCAGGTGCTCTGCCTACTGAGCTACACCCACCATCCGACAGGGGAAACTCTCTACCCAAGGCCCCCGTCCCGGTCAAGCACAAATCTTGTTTCGGGCGCAGACCTTGACAATGGGGGCAGGCCATTTATTTGGTGCAAACAAAATTTCGCAACCAAGGAGCATTTATGTCCCAGGCACAACAGTTCGAATTTAAAACAGAAATTAAACAACTCCTCGATATTATTACCCATTCCCTCTACACGAGCAGAGAAATCTTTCTGCGGGAGCTTGTTTCCAATGCTTCCGACGCCCTGGAC is a genomic window of Desulfomicrobium baculatum DSM 4028 containing:
- a CDS encoding VOC family protein, encoding MAAFTGINHLAMVTADMDRTVHFWRDLLGMRLVVGLGHPGYRHYFFEITAKDTIAFFEWPGVKPVAEKDHGAPVRGPAAFDHLSFGVESLEELGRLKDLLEANDFWASEFIDHGFIISLYSFDPNNIPIEFSYPVPEYEVHAHPIMIDSHPTPAAMEGSEPRPERWREAVPSDSDHGIYPGEAEAVRAAFIKKT